Proteins from a genomic interval of Desulfofustis limnaeus:
- a CDS encoding TRAP transporter small permease subunit, producing MQRFGKLISLLLLPLIAMIVYSSLMSYFFKAPPSWTFEMSLFFFGSFFMLGAAYCHSEKKHVAVDILGRYLPPKWQRRLGVFIELIVLLVAVVFIYVSVPNAWQSTMMGERSVHQTPFNPPVWWFRWMIPIASTLIALQAFRDMLGHIFNKQEN from the coding sequence ATGCAGCGTTTCGGCAAACTGATCTCACTGCTCCTACTGCCGCTCATCGCTATGATCGTCTATAGCTCCCTGATGTCGTATTTTTTTAAAGCTCCCCCTTCCTGGACTTTTGAAATGTCGCTGTTCTTTTTCGGGTCCTTCTTCATGCTCGGTGCCGCCTACTGCCACTCGGAAAAGAAGCATGTGGCGGTAGACATTCTTGGTCGGTATCTACCACCGAAATGGCAACGGCGGCTCGGAGTTTTTATCGAGTTGATCGTCTTGCTGGTCGCCGTCGTCTTTATCTATGTCAGCGTCCCCAACGCCTGGCAATCGACCATGATGGGTGAACGTTCGGTACACCAGACCCCGTTTAACCCGCCCGTCTGGTGGTTCCGCTGGATGATCCCCATCGCCAGCACCCTGATCGCTCTGCAGGCCTTCCGAGACATGCTTGGGCACATCTTCAACAAGCAAGAAAATTAA
- a CDS encoding TRAP transporter large permease has translation MAGEATPLFMFLALFALLVTGVPIAFSLAAIAIVFSYLFWGPGALNILVSATWGTMNNFVIIAVPLFIYMAYILQKTNVVEDLYDTFYKWSGALRGGLAIATILVGALIGAVSGVVAAGVIGLGLIGLPQMLKHGYNRRVALGSVLGGGTLGQLIPPSTNMVLYGAVTGVSIGGLFAGGISAGILLASLYIIYVFVRGLLNPSFAPSLPPEERASWKEKLVSLKSILLPMVLILIVLGSILMGIASPTEAAAFGAAGALLIGMIKRRLTWEIVYSSCYETLSVTAMVGWMMIGATAFGSVFSGLGGNALVAEFATSMPGGAHMVFVVAALFVFFMGMFLEPGAVIFLAVPIIAPILAKLGFEPLWIGLVINVILQTAYISPPFGFSLFYLKGCTPDSIDIVEIYKSSVPLLLLQALCVTLIFLFPQLVMWLPKYLLNL, from the coding sequence ATGGCCGGCGAAGCCACCCCGCTGTTCATGTTTCTGGCTCTATTCGCACTGCTGGTAACCGGTGTACCCATTGCCTTCTCGCTTGCCGCCATCGCCATCGTCTTTTCTTACCTCTTCTGGGGACCGGGTGCACTGAACATCCTCGTGTCCGCAACCTGGGGGACGATGAACAATTTCGTCATCATCGCCGTTCCCCTGTTTATCTATATGGCCTACATCCTCCAGAAGACCAACGTGGTGGAGGACCTGTACGACACCTTTTATAAATGGTCCGGTGCCCTGCGGGGCGGTCTCGCCATCGCCACGATCCTGGTGGGTGCGCTCATCGGAGCGGTTTCCGGGGTGGTCGCGGCAGGCGTAATCGGCTTGGGTCTCATCGGCCTACCGCAAATGCTCAAGCACGGCTATAACCGTCGGGTAGCCCTGGGCTCGGTGTTGGGCGGAGGGACGCTTGGGCAACTCATCCCCCCGAGCACCAACATGGTACTCTATGGCGCCGTTACCGGCGTCTCCATCGGCGGCCTGTTCGCCGGTGGCATTTCCGCCGGCATCCTGCTCGCGTCCCTTTATATCATCTATGTGTTCGTCAGAGGGCTGCTCAACCCCTCGTTTGCCCCTTCTCTCCCCCCAGAGGAGCGTGCCTCCTGGAAAGAGAAGCTTGTGTCCCTGAAAAGCATCCTCCTGCCGATGGTGCTCATCCTCATTGTCCTTGGCTCCATTCTCATGGGTATCGCCAGCCCGACGGAAGCGGCAGCATTCGGCGCTGCCGGCGCCCTTCTCATCGGCATGATCAAACGGCGATTGACCTGGGAAATAGTCTATTCATCGTGCTATGAAACCCTCAGTGTCACCGCCATGGTCGGCTGGATGATGATCGGCGCCACCGCCTTCGGCTCGGTTTTCTCCGGGCTCGGAGGAAATGCCCTGGTGGCCGAATTCGCCACTAGCATGCCGGGTGGAGCCCATATGGTTTTTGTCGTGGCCGCCCTGTTCGTCTTTTTTATGGGCATGTTCCTCGAACCCGGCGCCGTCATTTTTCTGGCCGTGCCGATCATTGCCCCCATCCTCGCCAAACTGGGATTCGAACCCCTCTGGATAGGCCTGGTCATCAATGTCATTTTACAGACGGCCTACATCTCCCCCCCCTTTGGGTTCAGTCTCTTTTACCTGAAAGGGTGTACGCCAGACAGCATCGATATTGTCGAGATCTACAAGTCCAGTGTACCGCTTCTGCTCTTGCAGGCGTTGTGCGTCACGCTGATTTTTCTCTTTCCGCAACTGGTTATGTGGTTGCCCAAGTATCTGCTTAATTTATAA
- the dctP gene encoding TRAP transporter substrate-binding protein DctP — MNPIPCEKSLGIGTTYQGYTFNRRLFRQIDRFSMTSQRNPQTKGIHEAMKKTLMILVSVFVLLVGSQMAFAAKVNWRLVTHAMPGTEQQRIAEVFCETVKTLSNGEINITPYPAGVLFPVFETFDNLANGMVNVGMVYSAYWPGKDPLFKFTTQPGSPLSTFAEGAYLVEKLEPWFEKLYAKYGMAYLGHAMVSPLYEQLMAVVPIDTIDKIKGLRIRTSGIGGEYYKALGATTVSLSAPEIYTAFQTKAIEAAEWTFWEENMRMGFHEVVSHVLDPALQNGTCEYFPLVMNAKNWESLSQEQKDIILAARDRIRYLSAMVYNAEIKAREKWKGLPNVEIVGWSPEEQAKARAVGHKVVLDEAQKSPEGQEFLDIYRTALWELGYKEDAKVLGFTE, encoded by the coding sequence ATGAACCCGATTCCATGCGAAAAAAGCCTCGGGATTGGGACAACCTATCAGGGGTATACGTTTAACCGGCGACTTTTCAGACAAATCGACCGTTTCTCAATGACGTCTCAACGAAACCCTCAGACAAAAGGAATACATGAAGCCATGAAAAAGACTCTTATGATCCTTGTGTCGGTATTTGTTCTGCTCGTCGGAAGCCAGATGGCTTTTGCAGCGAAGGTTAACTGGAGACTGGTGACACACGCCATGCCCGGAACGGAGCAGCAGCGAATCGCCGAAGTTTTCTGCGAAACCGTAAAGACACTTTCCAATGGAGAAATCAATATTACTCCCTACCCGGCGGGTGTGCTTTTCCCCGTCTTTGAGACGTTTGACAATCTGGCAAACGGCATGGTCAATGTGGGCATGGTCTATAGCGCCTATTGGCCCGGTAAGGATCCCCTGTTCAAATTCACCACGCAACCGGGCTCGCCGCTGAGTACTTTTGCCGAAGGCGCCTACCTGGTGGAAAAGCTCGAGCCATGGTTCGAAAAGCTGTACGCCAAATACGGCATGGCCTACCTCGGACATGCCATGGTCAGCCCTTTATATGAGCAGCTCATGGCCGTTGTGCCCATCGACACCATTGACAAGATAAAGGGTCTGCGGATCCGCACCTCGGGTATCGGCGGAGAGTATTACAAGGCACTGGGGGCCACCACCGTTTCTCTTTCGGCCCCGGAGATCTACACGGCTTTTCAAACCAAGGCGATTGAGGCCGCGGAATGGACCTTCTGGGAAGAGAACATGCGCATGGGATTCCACGAAGTCGTCAGCCATGTGCTTGATCCGGCCCTGCAAAACGGGACCTGCGAATATTTCCCGCTGGTAATGAATGCCAAGAACTGGGAAAGTCTTTCGCAGGAGCAGAAGGACATCATTTTGGCGGCCCGTGACAGAATCCGCTACCTCTCGGCCATGGTTTACAACGCCGAGATCAAGGCCCGGGAAAAATGGAAGGGATTGCCCAACGTCGAAATTGTCGGTTGGAGCCCGGAAGAACAGGCCAAGGCCCGAGCAGTAGGACACAAAGTGGTTCTCGATGAGGCCCAAAAGAGCCCTGAGGGTCAGGAATTCTTGGACATCTATCGCACCGCGCTGTGGGAACTCGGCTATAAAGAAGATGCCAAAGTCCTGGGCTTTACCGAATAA
- the glnE gene encoding bifunctional [glutamate--ammonia ligase]-adenylyl-L-tyrosine phosphorylase/[glutamate--ammonia-ligase] adenylyltransferase codes for MDAASEYLTERLAPALAASRYLQRELNGRPWLAQALAASLDKPLHQTEMRSFLEREAPDEERLKAGLRRLRSWVVCHTACRDLLGLAPLDEVFTAMSSLAEVAVLHACDRLHQSLSHLHGGPRDSGDQPMQLIVLGMGKLGGRELNVSSDIDLIFVYPEEGETQGDRPLSHFEFFSRLGRQLIAAIGEVTADGFVFRVDMRLRPYGESGPLAISIDALSHYLITQGRDWERYAWIKARPLCGSSLDRLAAVVKPFVFRKYLDFGAINGLRTLHGQIRRQAARREMARNIKLGSGGIREIEFIAQVFQIIRGGREPILQQRSTLAVLETLGRCGVLDRPIVAQLQEAYRFLRNLEHRLQYVDDAQVHDLPVSATELQRIAVAMGYDDSQSLTAELERHRHEVSSCFQEVFGEPAEIGDDSNELWDSQQPLEQLESALVRRGFRDPGRTARRLADLRRSGGYRQLSEKLRDRLESLLPRLVEGSSGQPDPDGVLLSLVNLVEAINGREAYLALLLQYPQALRRLIELVAVSKWAADYLTRHPVLLDELLDGRNLESVTSWPEFAAQLRGWLVAAESDTERQMDLLREHYHAQVFRILHQDIAGKWAVEEIGDHLSALADLILAETMHQCWRKIGTRHREVPAFAVIAYGKLGGKELGYASDLDIIFLYRDDDPAAFENYVKLAQRMMTWLSSTTSAGTLFEIDTRLRPNGRSGLLVSQIDAFRTYQVNSAWLWEHQALTRARFVAGDREVGDRFEALRTDVLRQQRDPDLLAAEILAMRQRLYDSHPAKEGLFNLKDDPGGLVDFEFIVQFLVLCHAHRHSELVANLGNIALSRIASELGLIDGDRARAAANGYRTLRRVQHRQRLNNGDNWLPEDHEKGERRAIRALWTEVFGSA; via the coding sequence ATGGACGCTGCTAGCGAATACCTGACCGAGAGACTGGCTCCTGCCTTGGCGGCAAGCCGCTACCTGCAGCGGGAACTCAATGGCCGTCCCTGGTTGGCCCAGGCTCTTGCCGCATCCCTGGACAAACCGCTCCACCAGACGGAGATGCGATCGTTTCTGGAGCGTGAAGCGCCGGATGAAGAACGCCTGAAGGCAGGGTTGCGCCGGCTGCGCAGCTGGGTGGTCTGCCATACCGCGTGTCGCGATCTCCTTGGTCTGGCACCGCTCGACGAAGTGTTCACGGCCATGTCGAGTCTGGCCGAAGTGGCTGTGCTTCATGCCTGTGACCGGTTGCATCAGTCGCTCAGCCACCTCCATGGCGGGCCCCGGGACTCGGGCGACCAGCCCATGCAGCTGATCGTGCTTGGCATGGGCAAACTGGGAGGCCGTGAACTCAACGTTTCATCAGACATCGATCTGATCTTTGTTTATCCCGAAGAAGGGGAGACCCAGGGTGATCGCCCCCTTTCTCATTTCGAATTTTTTTCCCGGCTCGGCCGCCAGCTCATTGCCGCCATTGGCGAGGTTACCGCAGACGGTTTCGTCTTTCGCGTCGACATGCGCTTGCGGCCGTATGGGGAGTCCGGCCCGTTGGCGATCAGCATCGACGCCTTGAGTCACTATCTGATTACGCAGGGGCGAGATTGGGAGCGATATGCCTGGATCAAGGCACGCCCCCTCTGCGGCTCGTCGCTGGATAGACTGGCAGCCGTCGTCAAGCCGTTCGTCTTTCGCAAATATCTCGATTTTGGCGCAATCAACGGATTGCGTACGTTGCATGGGCAGATCCGCCGCCAGGCCGCCCGTCGAGAAATGGCCAGGAATATCAAACTCGGGTCGGGCGGTATTCGGGAGATCGAGTTTATCGCCCAAGTTTTTCAGATTATCCGCGGCGGCCGCGAGCCGATCCTGCAGCAGCGCTCGACCCTGGCGGTTCTCGAGACCTTGGGCCGGTGCGGTGTACTGGATCGGCCGATCGTCGCGCAACTGCAGGAGGCCTACCGATTTCTGCGCAACCTCGAGCATCGGCTGCAATACGTCGATGATGCGCAGGTGCATGACCTTCCTGTCTCTGCCACAGAACTGCAGCGTATCGCGGTAGCCATGGGGTACGATGACAGCCAGAGCTTGACGGCCGAGCTTGAACGCCATCGGCATGAAGTTTCGAGTTGTTTTCAGGAGGTGTTCGGCGAGCCGGCGGAAATAGGGGACGATTCCAACGAATTGTGGGACAGCCAGCAACCGCTGGAACAGCTCGAGTCGGCTCTCGTCCGGCGCGGCTTCCGTGATCCCGGCAGAACCGCCCGGCGGCTGGCGGACTTGCGCCGGAGCGGCGGCTACCGCCAGCTCTCCGAGAAGCTTAGAGACCGCTTGGAGAGTCTGCTGCCGCGGCTTGTGGAAGGCAGCAGCGGTCAACCCGACCCGGATGGGGTGCTGCTCAGTCTGGTGAACTTGGTGGAGGCCATCAATGGCCGCGAGGCCTACCTGGCGCTGTTGCTGCAGTACCCGCAGGCCCTGCGTCGTCTGATCGAGCTGGTCGCCGTGTCAAAATGGGCGGCCGACTATCTGACGAGACATCCCGTTTTGCTTGATGAACTGCTCGATGGCCGCAACCTCGAGTCGGTGACCTCGTGGCCCGAGTTTGCAGCCCAGTTGCGGGGCTGGCTTGTTGCCGCCGAATCGGATACCGAGCGGCAGATGGATCTGTTGCGCGAGCACTATCACGCTCAGGTCTTTCGAATCCTCCATCAGGACATCGCCGGAAAATGGGCGGTGGAAGAGATCGGTGATCACCTGTCGGCTCTTGCCGATCTCATCCTGGCCGAGACTATGCACCAGTGCTGGCGGAAGATCGGAACCCGCCATCGCGAGGTTCCGGCCTTTGCCGTCATCGCCTACGGTAAACTGGGCGGCAAAGAACTTGGCTACGCCTCCGATCTGGATATCATTTTTCTCTACCGGGACGACGATCCGGCAGCCTTCGAGAATTACGTCAAGCTGGCCCAGCGGATGATGACCTGGCTTTCCTCCACCACCAGTGCCGGCACCCTTTTCGAGATCGATACCCGGTTGCGCCCCAACGGCCGCTCCGGTTTGCTGGTCAGCCAGATTGATGCCTTTCGCACCTACCAGGTGAACTCGGCCTGGCTGTGGGAACACCAGGCATTGACCCGGGCCCGTTTCGTTGCCGGCGACCGGGAGGTTGGCGATCGGTTCGAGGCGCTGCGCACGGACGTGTTGAGGCAGCAGCGCGATCCGGACCTGCTGGCTGCTGAGATCCTGGCCATGAGGCAACGGCTGTATGACAGCCACCCCGCGAAAGAGGGATTGTTCAACCTCAAAGACGACCCTGGCGGCCTGGTTGATTTCGAGTTTATCGTTCAATTTTTGGTGCTCTGCCATGCCCATCGCCATTCCGAGCTGGTCGCCAACCTGGGTAACATCGCTCTTTCCCGTATCGCCTCCGAGCTTGGTTTGATTGATGGCGACCGGGCCAGGGCGGCAGCGAATGGGTATCGCACCCTGCGCCGGGTGCAGCATCGGCAGCGGCTCAACAATGGTGACAACTGGCTGCCGGAAGACCATGAAAAGGGTGAACGCAGAGCCATTCGCGCTTTATGGACGGAGGTTTTCGGGTCAGCGTAA
- the glnA gene encoding type I glutamate--ammonia ligase yields the protein MTAKDVIKMAQENKAVMANFKFLDFPGIWQHFAVPISELTEEVFEEGLGFDGSSIRGWQSINTSDMLIVPDAETAFMDPFMEYPTITMICNIVDPMTKEQYSRDPRFIAQKAEAYLKASGIGDTAFFGPEAEFFIFDGIRFDQNAHSGYYFIESTEGIWNSGREENPNLGYKPRHKEGYFPVPPTDSQVNLRTEMVMEMLKCGIYVEREHHEVATAGQAEIDMRFDSLVRMADKNMLFKYIIKNVARRHNKTVTFMPKPLFGDNGSGMHCHQSIWKKGKPLFAGNGYAGLSDMALYYIGGILKHAQALAALTNPTTNSYKRLTPGFEAPVNLAYSARNRSAAIRIPTYSASPKAKRVEVRFPDPSCNTYLAFSAMLMAGLDGIENKIHPGEPLDKDIYDMPPEELASVPTMPGSLDEALDALEKDHDFLLKGNVFTRDAIEKWISYKRKNEVDALRLRPHPYEFFLYYDI from the coding sequence ATGACAGCAAAAGATGTGATCAAGATGGCCCAGGAAAACAAAGCGGTCATGGCTAACTTTAAATTTCTCGATTTTCCGGGTATCTGGCAGCATTTTGCCGTGCCGATCTCGGAACTCACGGAGGAGGTGTTCGAGGAGGGCTTGGGCTTTGACGGTTCCTCCATCAGGGGGTGGCAGTCGATCAACACCTCAGACATGCTGATTGTACCTGATGCCGAAACGGCGTTCATGGACCCGTTCATGGAATATCCGACCATCACCATGATCTGCAATATCGTCGACCCGATGACCAAAGAGCAGTATAGCCGGGATCCGCGTTTTATCGCCCAGAAGGCCGAAGCCTACCTGAAAGCCAGCGGCATCGGCGACACCGCCTTTTTCGGGCCGGAAGCGGAATTCTTCATCTTCGATGGCATCCGTTTCGATCAGAATGCCCACAGCGGCTACTACTTCATTGAATCGACCGAAGGTATCTGGAATTCGGGCCGTGAAGAAAACCCCAATCTTGGTTATAAGCCGCGGCACAAGGAAGGTTACTTCCCGGTTCCGCCCACCGACAGCCAGGTCAACCTGCGCACCGAGATGGTCATGGAGATGCTCAAATGCGGCATCTATGTGGAGCGCGAGCATCACGAGGTGGCCACGGCAGGCCAGGCCGAGATAGACATGCGGTTCGACAGCCTGGTACGGATGGCCGACAAGAACATGCTGTTCAAATACATCATCAAGAACGTGGCCCGCCGGCATAACAAGACAGTCACCTTCATGCCTAAGCCGTTGTTCGGTGACAACGGTTCGGGGATGCACTGCCACCAGTCGATCTGGAAAAAGGGCAAACCGCTGTTTGCCGGCAATGGCTATGCTGGTCTCAGCGACATGGCCCTCTACTACATCGGCGGAATTTTGAAGCATGCCCAAGCGCTTGCCGCCCTCACCAACCCCACGACCAACTCCTACAAACGGTTGACGCCGGGCTTCGAGGCTCCGGTGAACCTGGCCTATTCGGCCCGCAACCGCTCTGCCGCTATCCGCATTCCCACTTATTCGGCCAGCCCCAAAGCCAAGCGGGTCGAGGTTCGGTTCCCCGATCCGTCGTGCAACACCTATCTGGCCTTCTCGGCCATGCTCATGGCCGGTCTCGACGGTATCGAGAACAAGATTCACCCCGGCGAACCGCTCGATAAAGATATCTACGATATGCCGCCGGAAGAGTTGGCATCCGTGCCAACCATGCCGGGCAGCCTCGACGAGGCGTTGGACGCGCTGGAGAAAGATCACGACTTCCTGCTGAAGGGCAACGTGTTCACCCGGGATGCCATCGAGAAATGGATTTCGTACAAACGAAAGAACGAGGTGGATGCCCTGCGGCTTCGTCCTCATCCGTACGAGTTTTTCCTCTATTACGATATTTGA
- the ppdK gene encoding pyruvate, phosphate dikinase: MTTRQWVYRFDELDSAERYVGGSWEDVRALFGGKGANLAEMVRIGVPVPPGFIVTTEACNVYLEAGGIFPEGMWDQVLQALHTIEADTGKTFGDPRQPLLVSCRSGAKFSMPGMMDTVLNIGLNDLTAQAMVNLTGDERFVFDAYRRLIQMFGSVVMGVADEVFEHVLTAARQKAGVTVESDLQAADWKEVTDRFKNVFRNHTQIDFPQDPLEQLRMATEAVFKSWNGKRAVDYRNAANIPHDLGTAVNIVTMVFGNMGNDCATGVAMTRNGSTGEPGLEGDFLINAQGEDVVAGIRMTEDITTMAASFPEAYEELCSIANKLELHYRDMQDMEFTIEKGKLWMLQTRDGKRTARAAVRIAVDMTREGLISMDQAVLRISPEQIDFFLHPQFDPAAIADARSHGRMVARGLNVSPGAAGGLVVFEADLAETWTKRDGKKVILVRPETKPDDVHGLLAAQGVLTSRGGRTSHAALVARQFGKPAVVGVAALEIDLSKREMRCGETLIREGDVISIDGNTGEVFLGELPTMLPDIKDPWLIDLLSWADEYRTLGVWANADYPEDARRARSYGAQGIGLCRSEHMFFETDRLPLFQKMIMARLPVDQREALDALLPFQRDDFAGLFREMDGMPVIIRLIDPPLHEFLPDLVELMGQLSDLKLRIRDAGTLPDIDALLEEIRIKERLREQAEKLKEQNPMLGMRGVRLGIHIPDLTKMQVRAIFEAACLVTREGVTVLPKIMIPLVGHANELKVQREALEAEAQAVMAEQNLKIDYKFGTMIELPRAALTADQIAEYAEFFSYGTNDLTQTTYGISRDDAESGFLIEYVGKGILPENPFATLDEDGVVQLMKIGVDKGRSVRPDLECGICGEHGGDPRSIALCHSLGLTYVSCSPFRVPIARLAAAHAALRKK; encoded by the coding sequence ATGACAACTCGGCAATGGGTTTACCGATTCGATGAACTGGATAGTGCCGAACGCTACGTCGGCGGAAGCTGGGAAGACGTCCGCGCGCTGTTCGGCGGCAAAGGAGCCAACCTGGCGGAAATGGTTCGTATCGGAGTCCCCGTTCCTCCCGGTTTCATTGTCACCACCGAGGCCTGCAACGTCTACCTTGAGGCCGGCGGCATCTTTCCGGAAGGCATGTGGGACCAAGTTCTGCAGGCCTTGCACACCATCGAGGCCGATACCGGCAAGACGTTTGGCGACCCGCGTCAGCCGCTGCTCGTGTCCTGTCGATCTGGTGCCAAGTTTTCCATGCCCGGGATGATGGACACGGTCCTCAACATCGGTCTCAACGACCTGACCGCCCAAGCCATGGTTAACCTCACCGGCGATGAACGGTTTGTCTTCGACGCCTACCGGCGCCTCATCCAGATGTTCGGTTCCGTGGTCATGGGCGTCGCCGACGAGGTCTTTGAACATGTCCTCACCGCGGCCCGCCAGAAAGCCGGCGTTACCGTGGAGAGCGACCTGCAGGCGGCCGACTGGAAAGAGGTCACCGACCGGTTTAAAAATGTGTTCCGCAACCACACCCAGATCGATTTTCCCCAGGACCCGCTCGAGCAGTTACGCATGGCCACCGAGGCCGTCTTCAAGAGCTGGAACGGCAAGCGGGCCGTTGACTATCGTAATGCCGCCAACATCCCCCACGATCTCGGTACCGCCGTTAACATCGTCACCATGGTCTTCGGCAACATGGGCAACGATTGCGCCACCGGCGTTGCCATGACCCGTAACGGTTCGACCGGCGAACCGGGCCTTGAAGGCGATTTTCTGATCAATGCCCAGGGCGAGGACGTGGTCGCCGGCATTCGCATGACTGAAGACATCACGACCATGGCAGCCTCCTTTCCCGAGGCCTATGAAGAACTCTGCTCCATCGCCAACAAGCTGGAACTGCATTACAGGGACATGCAGGATATGGAGTTCACCATTGAGAAGGGCAAGCTCTGGATGCTGCAGACCCGCGACGGCAAGCGAACAGCTCGAGCGGCAGTACGCATTGCCGTTGACATGACGCGCGAAGGCCTGATTTCGATGGATCAGGCAGTGCTACGCATCTCACCGGAACAAATAGATTTCTTCCTGCACCCCCAGTTCGATCCCGCCGCCATCGCCGATGCCCGCAGCCATGGGAGAATGGTCGCTCGGGGACTCAATGTCTCCCCCGGCGCCGCCGGCGGCCTGGTGGTGTTCGAAGCCGATCTGGCCGAAACCTGGACAAAACGAGATGGAAAGAAAGTGATCCTGGTACGCCCGGAGACCAAGCCGGACGACGTCCATGGACTCCTGGCCGCGCAAGGGGTGCTCACCAGCCGCGGCGGACGAACCAGCCATGCGGCCCTGGTGGCACGGCAGTTCGGCAAACCGGCCGTGGTTGGTGTCGCCGCTCTGGAAATAGACCTGAGCAAGCGGGAAATGCGGTGCGGCGAGACGCTCATCCGGGAAGGCGATGTGATCTCCATAGACGGCAACACCGGCGAGGTCTTTCTCGGTGAGTTGCCGACCATGCTCCCGGACATCAAGGACCCCTGGCTCATCGACCTGCTCTCCTGGGCCGATGAGTACCGGACCCTTGGCGTCTGGGCCAACGCCGACTACCCGGAAGACGCCCGACGGGCACGCAGCTACGGGGCCCAGGGCATCGGGCTGTGCCGCTCCGAACACATGTTTTTCGAGACCGATCGGTTGCCCCTATTCCAGAAAATGATCATGGCCAGACTGCCGGTCGACCAGCGTGAGGCACTCGACGCCCTGCTGCCCTTCCAACGGGATGATTTTGCCGGGTTGTTTCGCGAGATGGACGGCATGCCGGTGATTATCCGCCTGATCGACCCGCCGCTCCACGAATTCCTGCCGGACCTGGTGGAGCTGATGGGTCAGTTGTCCGACCTGAAGCTGCGCATCCGCGATGCCGGCACTTTGCCCGACATCGATGCCCTGCTCGAGGAGATCCGGATCAAGGAACGGCTTCGTGAACAGGCGGAGAAACTGAAGGAACAGAACCCGATGCTCGGCATGCGCGGCGTTCGCCTGGGCATCCATATCCCGGATTTGACCAAGATGCAGGTGCGCGCCATTTTCGAGGCGGCCTGCCTGGTCACCCGGGAGGGGGTAACCGTGTTGCCGAAGATCATGATCCCCCTGGTCGGCCACGCCAACGAACTAAAAGTCCAGCGTGAGGCCTTGGAAGCCGAAGCTCAGGCGGTGATGGCCGAACAGAACCTGAAGATCGACTACAAATTCGGCACCATGATCGAACTGCCCCGTGCCGCCCTGACCGCCGACCAGATAGCCGAGTATGCGGAGTTTTTCTCCTACGGCACCAACGATCTCACCCAGACGACCTATGGCATTTCTCGTGACGATGCCGAGTCGGGATTTCTCATCGAATATGTGGGCAAAGGGATACTACCGGAAAATCCGTTTGCCACGCTGGATGAAGACGGGGTGGTACAATTGATGAAAATTGGCGTAGACAAGGGTCGCTCGGTGCGTCCCGATCTGGAATGCGGTATTTGCGGTGAGCACGGCGGCGACCCACGGTCGATCGCCCTCTGCCATTCCTTGGGTCTGACCTATGTCTCCTGTTCGCCGTTTCGTGTTCCCATCGCTCGCCTGGCGGCAGCTCACGCGGCGTTACGCAAAAAGTGA